One Trachemys scripta elegans isolate TJP31775 chromosome 4, CAS_Tse_1.0, whole genome shotgun sequence genomic region harbors:
- the PIDD1 gene encoding LOW QUALITY PROTEIN: p53-induced death domain-containing protein 1 (The sequence of the model RefSeq protein was modified relative to this genomic sequence to represent the inferred CDS: deleted 3 bases in 2 codons): MLDPCRPCKWAAPSRCLLCWCLEPPLLTDNRLNLDVYPNGCCQFLELFEKRREEVAQVEFLRLNCNEALIDSTLSSLPVLKCLKSLVLKGGHAQDELGACQQGSLTTLPQDFGSLLCLTHLDLSFNSFSRLPSCVTDLASLRVLLVCHNSLVELPEDFGQLSKLTFFSAMKNQLRDLPRSIGELAALQRLDLSENALQSLPDEIGSLYNCMELDLSGNQLMGVPDSLANLQSLQQLHLHSNLLVTVPASLASLPNLSRLDLQNNWLRSIPPEIQRSPFVHLRGNPLGEPEIPLQSDESSSGELGRVFLVPNEDSFTVTPDGCKVILACGIQFYFPPGAATSSVTIHFQTLSPDPQWVKLRHHDILLSEVLELRPHGVVFQQEVQIWMPYTSPQTLREREVVVRTFSGQSWSDLQTKVERRGKTKKHMACCSPHFSWFLVVSRLVENKCSVPSEGTWSVTLQVLPVSAEDLAEITDDPESRAGPLLCLSQNSTVDFLRPVKIQLPLPPGVTGLTLDRSRLHLLHGNLQAQTWDDITNQVVLEFTHLYAGFEVTHFSWYWLWYTTKTYIGGIARKVYERLRLYQVNFIALQRKKDPEQVLLQCVPKHKMCLTL; encoded by the exons aTGCttgatccctgccgcccctgcaaatgggctgccccaagcaggtgcttgctttgctggtgcctagagccgcccctgcttacaGACAACAGGCTGAACCTGGATGTGTACCCTAACGGCTGTTGCCAGTTCCTCGAGCTGTTTGAGAAACGAAGGGAAGAGGTGGCCCAGGTGGAATTCCTGCGGCTGAACTGCAATGAGGCCCTCATAGACTCCACGCTGAGCAGCCTTCCTGTCCTGAAGTGCCTGAAGTCCCTGGTGCTCAAAG GTGGGCATGCCCAGGATGAATTGGGTGCTTGTCAGCAGGGTTCCCTGACAACCTTGCCACAAGATTTTGGGAGTCTGCTATGTCTCACTCATCTGGATCTCAGCTTTAATAGCTTCTCCAGGTTGCCCAGCTGCGTCACTGACCTTGCCAGCCTCCGTGTGCTCTTGGTGTGCCACAACAGCTTGGTGGAGCTGCCCGAAGACTTTGGCCAGCTCAGTAAGCTGACTTTCTTCTCTGCCATGAAAAACCAGCTCCGGGATCTACCACGGAGCATCGGGGAGCTGGCCGCGCTGCAGAGACTGGACCTGTCTGAAAACGCCCTGCAATCACTTCCCGACGAGATTGGGAGTCTGTATAACTGCATGGAGCTGGATCTCTCAGGGAATCAATTGATGGGCGTCCCTGATTCACTTG CCAATTTGCAGTCTCTGCAGCAGCTGCATCTTCACAGCAATCTCCTGGTGACTGTCCCCGCATCCCTTGCCAGCCTTCCCAACTTGTCCAGGCTTGACTTGCAGAACAACTGGCTTCGCTCCATCCCCCCCGAGATCCAGCGCTCTCCCTTCGTGCACCTGCGGGGCAATCCGCTAGGAGAACCTGAGATCCCCCTGCAATCTG ATGAATCCAGCTCAGGAGAGCTAGGAAGAGTGTTCCTTGTACCCAATGAGGACAG CTTTACTGTGACCCCCGATGGCTGCAAAGTCATCCTGGCCTGCGGCATCCAGTTTTACTTCCCCCCCGGG GCTGCCACCTCCTCAGTAACGATCCATTTCCAAACGCTCTCGCCTGACCCGCAGTgggtgaaactgaggcaccatgACATCCTGCTGAGTGAAGTCCTGGAGCTGCGGCCTCATGGGGTTGTATTCCAGCAG GAAGTGCAGATCTGGATGCCTTACACCTCCCCTCAGACTCTGCGTGAGCGAGAAGTGGTAGTTCGGACCTTCAGTGGGCAGAGCTGGAGCGACCTGCAAACCAAGGTGGAGCGGAGAGGAAAGACGAAG AAGCACATGGCTTGCTGTAG TCCCCACTTCTCCTGGTTCCTGGTCGTCTCTCGGCTCGTGGAGAATAAATGCAGTGTCCCATCAGAGGGGACTTGGAGCGTCACATTGCAG GTGTTGCCAGTGTCGGCAGAGGACCTGGCAGAGATCACAGATGATCCAGAGTCCAGAGCTggtcccctgctctgcctctcccagAATTCCACTGTGGATTTCCTCAGGCCAGTTAAAATTCAGCTCCCGCTACCTCCAGGGGTCACAG GTCTCACCCTAGATCGCTCCAGGCTGCATCTTCTTCACGGTAACCTGCAAGCCCAAACCTGGGATGATATCACCAATCAGGTGGTGCTGGAGTTCACCCACCTCTACGCAGGGTTTGAAGTCACCCACTTCTCCTG GTACTGGCTGTGGTATACCACCAAGACTTACATCGGCGGCATCGCTAGGAAGGTGTACGAGAGGCTGCGCCTGTACCAGGTGAACTTCATAGCGCTGCAAAGGAAGAAGGACCCTGAGCAAGTTTTGCTGCAGTGTGTCCCCAAGCACAAG ATGTGCCTAACCCTATGA